A section of the Pan paniscus chromosome 11, NHGRI_mPanPan1-v2.0_pri, whole genome shotgun sequence genome encodes:
- the LOC117974380 gene encoding uncharacterized protein LOC117974380, which translates to MTGALARARQERALRCREGQAVPGSCCGGTIWTRAWHRHSTKIVSGALPSSQGERSRGFGESPRQEGGWNVGQLLAAGKSDVIHSLWGTTEEVCWHSPLKPPHDGLHPGLPGSALGASTVTSIFPGPWAHAGLLHLDPPQHGHRWPLPCRNRSRVALGHRPARFPLSLISGLPPARLPGSPLGSLARPHGGRHRHRGAQDSPRPVSPALHTQRPKCSGCLQNAHNQQVQNRSQASSSAQPRWKTAWQFLIELNTLTRRPSRPHLGVYPREAKTYVHPKTFPRMFIAALLIIAPDWEPPKRPSTENG; encoded by the exons ATGACAGGGGCCCTGGCCCGTGCCAGGCAGGAGCGTGCCCTGCGCtgcagggaggggcaggcagTGCCTGGGAGCTGCTGCGGGGGCACCATCTGGACCCGGGCCTGGCACCGTCACTCCACAAAAATCGTGAGCGGggcccttccctcctcccaggGAGAGAGGAGCAGGGGGTTTGGAGAGTCTCCCAGACAGGAGGGCGGGTGGAATGTAGGTCAACTCCTGGCTGCCGGAAAGAGTGATGTCATCCACTCCTTGTGGGGAACGACGGAGGAAGTG TGTTGGCATTCACCCCTGAAACCACCCCACGACGGCCTTCATCCCGGACTCCCGGGCTCTGCTCTGGGTGCGTCTACTGTGACCTCCATCTTCCCAGGTCCATGGGCCCACGCTGGCCTCCTCCACTTGGACCCGCCGCAGCACGGACACAGGTGGCCGCTGCCCTGCAGGAACCGCTCCCGCGTGGCTTTGGGGCACCGCCCTGCCAGATTCCCCCTCTCTCTGATCTCAGGGCTGCCGCCCGCCCGGCTCCCCGGCTCTCCTCTCGGAAGTCTCGCACGCCCCCACGGCGGGCGTCATCGTCACCGCGGAGCTCAGGACTCCCCGCGCCCAGTCTCGCCTGCGCTTCACACTCAGAGGCCCAAATGCTCCGGATGCCTCCAAAACGCTCACAACCAACAGGTCCAAAATAGAAGTCAGGCTTCCTCCAGTGCACAGCCGCGCTGGAAGACGGCCTGGCAGTTTCTCATAGAGTTAAACACGCTCACCAGACGACCCAGCCGTCCACACCTGGGTGTTTACCCAAGAGAGGCGAAAACTTATGTTCACCCAAAAACCTTTCCacgaatgtttatagcagctctaCTCATAATCGCCCCAGACTGGGAGCCACCGAAACGTCCTTCCACGGAGAATGGGTAA